The following proteins are co-located in the Alcaligenes faecalis genome:
- a CDS encoding TonB-dependent siderophore receptor has translation MTKNEFKLTPIALSICSFLMIGSVHAQDTGSTTRTDNDNTTQLPAITIRAQQEQTAFDPVVGYVAKRSATATRTDTPLNEIAQSISVIGAEQIRDQGSQSLSDALRYTPGVTTANSGLDNFGDWFQMRGFGAKIFEDGMTENTSIPEKAEARNEPYAYERIEVLRGPSAVISGNNFPGGMINLVSKRPQATASREISLGIGNHGYKQLSTDLTGPLDTEGKWLYRVIAVGNDSKTQVDHAKSKRAFVRPMISWHPDAATRLTLFAEYQHDDNNTVLGYLPLLGTLYDRPLGNLPSNLFVSEPDWDRARGIRKRIGWELEKELNENWLLKHHFRYSTSDRILQTLVPSYWSGDQIYTDAQGNPDPLNGSYMQRTFQYEAERRYAYATDLLLQGKFKTGSLEHNTLLGFDANNIHGNSISHEGLTTSLNVDNPQYGNFIAPDVSQTPGVHKKMKSYGITLQDQIKIADTFVLTGALRYDNVHQSKNDDQQTDTRLSPRIGLVWLAGGGFSPYISYSESFQALFGLKKYNGGLAKPLVGKQVEAGIKWLSEDQNILVNAAVFNITEENGITPDLNHPGYVEQAAERKGKGFELEAGINMDNWNILAQYAYTENYFSKVDIYRQNTLNQQISGLPKHSASLWVTHNFGSMGLPNLRVGAGLTYKGSTGMGTKNSSTVPSITQVDMMASYQNGPMTFSLNINNLTDKNYLSYCNSSGDCGYGARRRIMGNIAYRW, from the coding sequence ATGACAAAAAATGAATTCAAGCTCACGCCCATCGCCTTAAGCATTTGCAGTTTCTTAATGATTGGTAGCGTTCATGCACAAGACACAGGCTCAACGACTCGTACTGACAACGACAACACCACCCAGTTGCCTGCGATCACCATCAGAGCCCAACAAGAACAAACGGCATTTGACCCAGTGGTAGGCTATGTTGCAAAACGATCAGCCACCGCAACTCGCACTGATACCCCTTTGAACGAGATAGCACAATCCATAAGTGTCATTGGAGCGGAGCAAATTAGAGATCAGGGCTCCCAAAGTCTGTCTGACGCACTGCGATACACGCCTGGGGTGACCACTGCCAACTCAGGCCTGGACAACTTTGGCGACTGGTTCCAAATGCGTGGCTTTGGCGCAAAAATTTTCGAAGATGGCATGACGGAAAATACCTCCATCCCAGAAAAAGCAGAAGCACGAAATGAGCCATATGCTTATGAGCGAATCGAAGTTTTACGAGGCCCCAGTGCCGTTATCTCGGGCAATAACTTCCCTGGGGGCATGATCAATCTGGTCAGCAAACGTCCACAAGCGACTGCATCACGTGAAATCTCCCTTGGCATAGGTAACCACGGCTACAAACAACTCTCTACGGATTTAACCGGCCCTTTAGATACCGAAGGCAAATGGCTCTATCGCGTGATTGCCGTAGGCAATGACAGTAAAACTCAGGTCGACCATGCCAAAAGTAAACGAGCCTTTGTCAGACCCATGATCAGTTGGCACCCCGACGCCGCCACACGACTGACGTTATTTGCGGAATACCAACACGACGATAACAACACCGTTCTGGGCTACCTGCCACTTCTAGGCACTCTATATGATCGCCCACTCGGGAATCTTCCAAGTAATCTATTTGTCAGCGAACCGGACTGGGACCGAGCACGCGGGATACGTAAACGTATCGGATGGGAGTTGGAAAAAGAACTCAACGAAAACTGGTTGCTAAAACATCATTTTCGCTATTCAACATCAGACCGAATCCTGCAAACTCTTGTGCCCTCTTACTGGTCTGGTGACCAAATATACACCGATGCTCAAGGAAACCCAGATCCCCTGAACGGCAGCTACATGCAACGCACATTTCAGTATGAAGCTGAACGACGTTACGCCTATGCAACTGACTTACTTTTGCAAGGTAAATTTAAAACGGGCTCCTTGGAACATAACACCTTGCTCGGCTTTGATGCCAACAATATTCATGGAAATAGCATCTCACATGAAGGTTTGACCACCTCACTGAATGTTGACAACCCACAATATGGAAACTTTATCGCGCCCGATGTTTCCCAAACTCCCGGTGTCCATAAAAAAATGAAATCGTATGGCATCACGCTACAAGATCAGATAAAGATCGCTGATACTTTTGTGCTGACGGGAGCACTACGCTACGACAACGTCCACCAATCCAAAAATGATGACCAACAAACAGATACACGACTAAGCCCACGAATTGGATTAGTCTGGCTTGCTGGAGGGGGATTCTCTCCCTATATCAGCTATTCCGAATCTTTCCAGGCTCTGTTTGGGTTGAAAAAATACAATGGCGGTTTAGCAAAACCCCTTGTTGGAAAACAGGTAGAAGCAGGCATTAAATGGCTATCAGAAGATCAAAACATATTAGTTAATGCCGCTGTATTTAACATAACAGAAGAAAATGGAATTACACCGGACCTCAACCACCCTGGTTATGTTGAGCAGGCAGCAGAAAGAAAAGGAAAAGGATTTGAGCTTGAAGCTGGCATCAACATGGATAACTGGAATATCCTTGCTCAATATGCTTATACAGAAAATTATTTCTCTAAAGTTGATATTTATCGACAAAACACACTTAACCAGCAAATATCTGGATTACCCAAACATTCTGCATCCTTATGGGTTACACACAATTTCGGGAGTATGGGCTTACCGAATTTACGTGTAGGCGCTGGCTTAACCTACAAAGGATCTACAGGAATGGGTACAAAAAACAGCTCAACCGTACCTTCCATTACTCAAGTTGATATGATGGCTAGCTATCAAAATGGGCCTATGACTTTCTCACTCAATATTAATAACTTAACTGACAAAAACTATCTTTCTTACTGCAACAGCAGTGGTGATTGCGGCTACGGTGCCCGCCGCAGAATCATGGGAAATATTGCCTACCGATGGTAA
- a CDS encoding TonB-dependent siderophore receptor gives MQDQALNSLSDVVNATTGVYNERMGTPIGGYSNFYSRGFALENLEIDGLPATPQSWSYYGAASLDTAIYDSVAVVRGATGLLTGAGDPSGSIHITRKRPTREFQASVEAGLGSWDRRRGVFDIGGPLNKEGTLRGRFIGVHDRSHSWIDHYKGQKSLAYGVLEADVSDTTLFRLTLQHNQEKANNISYSTGLPATFTDGTPTPDDRRLNTAPDWAYKNEKNTDITLALEHEFNPDWKGTLSYSYGYRKYHDEWYKIYEVAPNLDIPNLWVGNNESTETRNAFNAHLSGKFELFDRKHDVIAGINGSRVHRDMGTQAGGFVPGVYYADGKLQFPPIDWGSFSFQNPIKTTTEQWGAYLATRLRPTDRLSLILGGRYSNWKFDREVSFPLSMKENGVFTPYAGVLFDINDNLTAYASYTEIFKAQSNEDRSGNMLKPETGENYEVGLKAELFDQRLNISTAFFEVRKNNLAVQDGNFITPEGKPAYRAEDHTKSRGWEIDIAGEITPGWNMQAGYSRTLSRSSQGERLNTQIPVHLFKLFTTYTPQSLPKLKIGGGVQWQSQIFNNDIPASHRHIYTQDAYATVNLMGSYQFNKHVDLTVNINNLFDKTYRVQTDYRDYGAPRNFLATLRYQF, from the coding sequence ATGCAAGACCAGGCCTTGAACTCGCTCTCGGACGTCGTCAATGCCACCACAGGCGTTTATAACGAAAGAATGGGTACCCCGATCGGCGGTTATTCAAACTTCTATTCTCGCGGCTTTGCACTAGAGAACCTGGAGATCGATGGCTTACCGGCCACTCCACAAAGCTGGTCCTACTACGGTGCCGCTTCACTGGATACCGCCATTTATGATTCAGTTGCCGTTGTACGTGGCGCAACTGGCTTATTAACGGGCGCGGGCGACCCCAGCGGCAGTATTCATATCACCCGCAAACGTCCCACTCGCGAATTCCAGGCTTCGGTAGAGGCCGGGCTAGGCAGTTGGGATCGTCGTCGTGGCGTCTTTGACATCGGCGGCCCACTGAATAAGGAAGGCACGCTACGCGGCCGATTCATCGGTGTACATGATCGCAGTCACTCCTGGATCGACCACTACAAGGGCCAGAAATCCCTTGCCTATGGGGTGCTGGAAGCGGACGTCAGCGATACCACCTTGTTCAGACTCACCTTGCAACATAACCAAGAGAAAGCCAACAATATTAGTTACAGCACGGGCCTGCCAGCCACGTTCACTGATGGAACGCCCACACCTGATGATCGCCGTCTCAATACAGCACCAGATTGGGCGTATAAGAATGAGAAGAACACGGACATCACGCTAGCCCTGGAGCATGAATTCAACCCTGACTGGAAAGGAACCTTGTCCTACAGTTACGGTTACCGCAAGTATCACGACGAGTGGTACAAGATTTACGAGGTAGCTCCCAATCTGGACATCCCCAATCTCTGGGTAGGCAACAATGAAAGCACCGAAACCAGAAATGCATTCAATGCTCATCTAAGCGGTAAATTTGAGCTCTTTGATCGCAAGCATGATGTGATCGCAGGCATTAATGGCTCGCGTGTCCATCGCGACATGGGAACACAAGCTGGCGGCTTTGTCCCCGGTGTCTACTATGCAGATGGAAAGCTTCAGTTTCCACCCATAGACTGGGGCAGTTTCAGCTTCCAGAATCCAATCAAAACAACCACCGAGCAATGGGGAGCGTATTTGGCGACACGTCTGCGCCCCACCGATCGTTTATCCCTGATCCTCGGCGGACGTTATAGCAACTGGAAATTCGATCGCGAAGTCTCCTTCCCGCTTTCCATGAAGGAAAATGGCGTCTTCACACCTTATGCTGGTGTCCTGTTTGATATCAATGACAACTTAACGGCTTACGCCAGCTATACCGAGATATTCAAGGCGCAAAGTAATGAAGACCGAAGCGGCAATATGCTCAAACCGGAAACAGGTGAAAACTATGAAGTCGGTTTGAAAGCAGAATTGTTTGATCAACGGCTAAATATCAGCACCGCCTTCTTTGAAGTCCGCAAAAATAATTTGGCCGTGCAAGATGGTAACTTCATTACCCCAGAAGGCAAACCTGCCTACCGTGCTGAAGACCACACCAAGAGCCGAGGCTGGGAAATTGACATTGCCGGGGAGATCACGCCCGGATGGAATATGCAGGCCGGTTATAGCCGCACACTGTCTCGCTCAAGCCAAGGTGAGCGCCTGAACACGCAAATCCCAGTGCATCTGTTCAAGCTGTTTACAACTTATACGCCACAATCACTTCCTAAGTTGAAGATAGGTGGCGGCGTGCAATGGCAAAGCCAGATCTTCAACAACGATATCCCTGCCTCCCATCGCCATATCTACACGCAGGACGCTTATGCCACCGTCAATCTGATGGGGAGCTATCAGTTCAACAAGCATGTGGACCTGACGGTCAACATTAACAACTTGTTTGACAAAACATACAGGGTTCAAACGGATTATCGCGACTACGGCGCACCTCGGAACTTCCTGGCTACTTTGCGCTATCAGTTCTAA
- a CDS encoding thioesterase domain-containing protein has product MALASIWSQVLGVERVGRHDNFFELGGHSLMALTLVGEISKQNLGIPGDLAMLLRTQTVAAYIAEHGVGHRTIALNQSLEKSPPLFMIHDGRGSILDYFHLGQALAPSCPVVGLPIDSDRVPDSLQTLARMHAQTIQAYQPSGSLKMAGWSLGGALALQVAAILEAQGRDVAWVGAIDPYTQALDDLGFDFSQFVHQYVLAIVDPEQHETLLSDPFVSACLKNLTPFQADLTQMTVYIRAQYPVNHQSGLAQLNDQELAELCMTSWLLYQARKVHCPAVQVQASVHTWWAGDGTNAEYFSQWMGSPQRTEVVLPQDDHGSIVRSPRLLADLQALCRAA; this is encoded by the coding sequence GTGGCGCTGGCGTCGATCTGGTCACAGGTCTTGGGGGTGGAGCGGGTTGGACGTCATGACAATTTCTTTGAGTTAGGTGGCCATTCCTTGATGGCGTTGACCTTGGTCGGTGAGATCAGCAAGCAGAACCTGGGTATTCCGGGTGATTTGGCCATGTTGCTTCGGACACAGACCGTTGCTGCTTATATTGCCGAGCATGGCGTGGGACACCGTACGATTGCCTTGAATCAGAGCCTTGAAAAATCTCCGCCACTTTTTATGATTCATGATGGCCGGGGCAGCATATTGGACTATTTCCATTTAGGGCAGGCCTTGGCGCCGAGTTGCCCGGTTGTTGGCCTTCCGATTGATAGCGATCGTGTTCCCGACAGCTTGCAAACGCTAGCCCGAATGCATGCCCAAACCATACAGGCTTATCAACCCTCTGGTTCCTTGAAAATGGCCGGCTGGTCCTTAGGGGGGGCTTTGGCGCTTCAAGTTGCCGCCATTTTGGAAGCTCAAGGGCGGGATGTGGCCTGGGTTGGCGCTATTGATCCTTACACTCAGGCATTGGATGATCTGGGATTCGATTTTTCGCAATTTGTGCATCAATATGTGTTGGCCATTGTCGATCCAGAACAGCATGAAACCTTGCTCAGTGATCCATTTGTGAGCGCTTGCCTGAAAAACCTTACTCCTTTTCAGGCAGATCTGACTCAGATGACGGTGTATATCCGAGCCCAATATCCTGTTAATCATCAAAGCGGCCTGGCCCAACTAAATGATCAGGAACTGGCTGAGCTTTGCATGACGTCCTGGCTTTTATATCAGGCACGCAAAGTTCATTGTCCAGCGGTTCAGGTACAGGCTTCTGTTCATACCTGGTGGGCAGGAGATGGGACGAATGCCGAGTATTTTTCGCAGTGGATGGGTAGCCCGCAGCGTACTGAAGTCGTGCTGCCGCAGGATGATCATGGCAGTATCGTGCGTTCCCCTCGATTGCTGGCTGATCTTCAGGCTTTGTGTCGGGCTGCCTGA
- a CDS encoding condensation domain-containing protein, whose product MMMQQPLTSGAEQFVPSVDFVQRLQALAECRGTETALIVAGMEQGETVEKVFSYTAIWRSVRALAAVLQKTVPAGERALLLLDNDEHYVVSLFACFAAGVIAVPVFPPESNRPQHLKRLTGIASDAQASVILATSRLASLLPDVTQQLGAQKSIQVDQVDEQEANQWQAQGPQQSDIAFLQYTSGSTSAPKGVMVTHACLMANEAAIRYGLSISSRDCFGVWSPLFHDMGLIGGLLQPFYSGIPCVLCSPQYFTASPLRWLQLIDRYRISISGGPDFAYRLCLDRIKSQDCRHLDLSHWRVAYTGAEPVRHDTMRDFVDRFSACGFAAQAVYPCYGLAEATLYITGGQRGVGMHTQAFSASMLGQGRVQVDPEGTVLVGCGQTAPEHTVRIVNPQSLEQEIGDGIGEIWASGPSVAAGYWRNPQASAHTFVTDKSGMRWLRTGDLGFQYQNQLFIAGRLKDMIIVRGHNVYPQDLEQRIEIDVSAVRKGRVAAFAVDVEGKEGVGIAAEVSRAVQKRVSPHELAQQIVDALGPYLGEAPKVIALLNGSGMPKTSSGKLQRQACRAQWQQDTLDAYAIFVNGHLSKASPDGQGGTVVDPAESAEDRAIRETLAEFWAELLGGPSGSEFVPESHFFMLGGNSLSAAQLAMRVSAHYKIVFQPRDVFSHPGLAAMSRAIRLRQQDQTRTVTPILRLDEQMRALAQPLSQEQSSQWFLWKLDPASTAYHVQGAMQIDGNLDLVLFKQAVEQLVQRHGVLRTGFEVQADGQIRQRLQQTSTIALEYRQSGGSALQTREQIIQDFCARPFDLLAGPAQRALLISQSAQQHVLVLVMHHIISDAASMQILLDDLGALYAALQGKGAQPDDPVLHYVDYAAWQSSTKAASHIEAMAYWQKTLGSEHPVLALPYDFPAQVAGTRQAAHHDVSIEPRRGEQLRQLAGQVGATPFVVLMAALHVMLHRYTGQASIRLGVPVSLRDQVGLERMVGFLANTVVLQQSFQPSMTLRQLLQQARDSHQQALAHADLPFDQLVQALRPDRSSGVNPLFQVMFNYLYEDFSAFAQHTGLKVHVLPLEAQQAQFELSLEVREDPAHGMHLRFSYDRARFSAQTVRRMAEHYQMILQAMLSQADVAMAELPLLAEQERMQVMSWGAGPLTDSSALPVHRLFEQQAAACPDAPALIVDDVAVSYETLNTQANRLAHALLARGLGADXPRLNSSVGRSMKRRRVSGRWRWRRSGHRSWGWSGLDVMTISLS is encoded by the coding sequence ATGATGATGCAGCAGCCCCTGACTTCTGGCGCTGAGCAGTTTGTGCCTTCTGTTGATTTTGTGCAGAGGCTACAGGCATTGGCTGAATGCCGTGGCACCGAGACGGCCTTGATTGTGGCGGGCATGGAGCAGGGTGAAACGGTGGAGAAGGTCTTTTCCTACACCGCAATCTGGCGTTCAGTTCGAGCCCTGGCGGCAGTGCTGCAAAAGACGGTTCCCGCTGGAGAGCGGGCCTTACTGCTGCTCGATAACGATGAGCACTATGTCGTCAGCTTGTTTGCGTGTTTTGCGGCGGGAGTCATTGCCGTTCCTGTCTTTCCTCCTGAGTCCAATCGTCCTCAGCATTTGAAGCGTCTGACCGGAATTGCCAGCGATGCGCAGGCCAGTGTGATCCTGGCAACAAGTCGACTGGCGTCCTTGTTGCCCGATGTGACACAGCAACTAGGCGCACAAAAGTCTATTCAGGTTGACCAGGTGGATGAGCAAGAGGCGAACCAGTGGCAGGCACAGGGTCCACAGCAGTCTGATATTGCCTTTTTGCAGTACACCTCGGGTTCAACCTCCGCCCCCAAGGGTGTGATGGTGACTCATGCGTGCTTGATGGCTAACGAGGCGGCGATTCGTTACGGCTTGTCCATCAGTTCCCGCGACTGTTTTGGGGTGTGGTCGCCCTTGTTTCACGATATGGGCCTGATTGGTGGCTTGTTGCAGCCTTTCTATAGCGGCATACCCTGCGTGCTGTGTTCGCCTCAGTATTTTACGGCTAGCCCGTTACGTTGGTTACAACTGATTGATCGTTATCGCATCAGTATCAGCGGTGGTCCGGACTTTGCCTATCGTCTGTGTTTGGATCGGATCAAGTCGCAGGATTGTCGTCATTTGGATTTAAGTCATTGGCGTGTTGCCTATACCGGGGCAGAGCCAGTACGCCATGACACGATGCGTGACTTCGTCGATCGTTTCAGTGCTTGCGGTTTTGCTGCCCAGGCAGTGTATCCCTGCTATGGCTTGGCGGAAGCAACGCTGTATATCACGGGTGGGCAGCGTGGTGTAGGCATGCATACTCAGGCTTTTTCGGCAAGCATGTTGGGACAGGGGCGGGTGCAGGTCGATCCTGAAGGGACTGTCCTGGTTGGTTGCGGTCAAACTGCTCCCGAACACACTGTGCGCATTGTCAATCCGCAAAGCCTTGAGCAGGAAATAGGCGATGGTATCGGTGAAATATGGGCCAGTGGTCCGAGCGTCGCCGCAGGCTATTGGCGCAATCCTCAGGCTTCGGCTCACACCTTCGTAACAGACAAGTCCGGTATGCGTTGGTTACGTACTGGGGATTTGGGATTTCAATATCAAAACCAGTTGTTCATTGCAGGCCGTTTGAAAGACATGATCATTGTGCGTGGACACAATGTGTATCCGCAGGATCTGGAGCAGCGGATCGAAATAGATGTCAGCGCGGTACGCAAGGGGCGGGTGGCGGCCTTCGCGGTTGATGTCGAGGGAAAAGAGGGGGTTGGGATTGCCGCAGAAGTATCGCGAGCGGTGCAAAAGCGGGTCAGTCCGCATGAGTTAGCCCAACAGATTGTGGATGCCTTGGGACCGTATCTTGGCGAAGCTCCCAAAGTGATCGCTTTGCTGAATGGCTCAGGCATGCCCAAGACTTCCAGCGGCAAGTTGCAACGTCAGGCGTGTCGCGCCCAGTGGCAGCAAGATACCTTGGATGCGTATGCCATTTTTGTGAATGGGCATCTGAGCAAGGCGAGTCCGGACGGGCAGGGGGGGACGGTTGTGGATCCGGCCGAAAGTGCGGAGGATAGGGCAATTCGTGAGACCTTGGCCGAATTCTGGGCTGAGTTGTTGGGAGGGCCGTCAGGAAGCGAGTTTGTACCGGAAAGCCATTTCTTCATGTTAGGTGGCAATTCCTTGAGCGCAGCGCAATTGGCTATGCGCGTTAGTGCTCATTACAAGATTGTGTTCCAACCGCGTGATGTGTTCTCTCATCCAGGTCTGGCGGCGATGAGTCGGGCTATCCGCTTGCGGCAACAGGATCAGACACGGACCGTGACGCCGATTCTCCGTTTGGATGAGCAGATGCGCGCTTTGGCTCAGCCCTTGTCTCAGGAACAGTCAAGCCAATGGTTTTTGTGGAAATTGGATCCCGCCAGTACGGCTTACCATGTTCAAGGGGCCATGCAGATTGACGGAAATCTGGATTTGGTGCTTTTCAAACAAGCTGTGGAGCAATTGGTACAGCGCCATGGTGTGTTGCGCACCGGTTTTGAGGTTCAAGCAGATGGCCAGATCCGGCAGCGATTGCAGCAGACATCTACCATTGCCTTGGAGTACCGACAGTCCGGTGGCTCGGCGCTTCAAACGAGGGAGCAGATCATTCAGGATTTCTGCGCTCGGCCCTTTGATTTGCTGGCAGGACCTGCGCAGCGTGCCCTGCTGATCAGCCAGTCCGCCCAACAGCACGTACTGGTGCTGGTTATGCACCATATTATTTCGGATGCTGCATCGATGCAGATTTTGCTCGATGACTTGGGGGCTTTGTATGCTGCCTTGCAAGGGAAAGGGGCCCAACCGGATGACCCTGTCTTGCACTATGTGGATTATGCCGCCTGGCAGTCTTCGACAAAGGCAGCGAGCCATATCGAAGCGATGGCGTATTGGCAAAAGACTTTAGGGTCAGAGCATCCTGTACTGGCCTTGCCTTATGACTTTCCTGCTCAAGTGGCAGGGACCCGGCAGGCGGCTCATCATGATGTGAGCATCGAGCCAAGGCGAGGGGAGCAACTGAGGCAGTTGGCTGGTCAGGTGGGGGCTACGCCATTTGTGGTGCTGATGGCGGCGCTGCATGTCATGTTGCATCGCTATACCGGGCAAGCGAGCATTCGTCTAGGAGTCCCTGTCAGCCTGCGTGATCAAGTGGGCTTGGAGCGGATGGTGGGCTTTTTGGCGAACACTGTTGTCTTGCAGCAATCTTTCCAGCCGTCCATGACCTTGAGGCAGTTGTTGCAGCAGGCTCGTGACAGCCACCAACAAGCATTGGCGCATGCGGATCTGCCGTTTGATCAACTGGTTCAGGCTTTACGGCCAGACCGTAGCTCTGGAGTGAATCCTTTGTTTCAGGTGATGTTCAATTACCTGTACGAAGACTTTTCTGCATTTGCGCAGCATACGGGTCTGAAGGTGCATGTATTGCCTCTGGAGGCTCAACAGGCGCAGTTCGAGTTAAGCCTGGAAGTGCGAGAGGATCCAGCCCACGGCATGCATCTTCGTTTCAGCTACGATCGCGCTCGTTTTTCGGCACAGACCGTGCGCCGTATGGCAGAGCATTATCAGATGATTTTGCAGGCCATGTTGAGCCAGGCGGATGTCGCGATGGCAGAACTGCCATTATTGGCGGAGCAGGAACGAATGCAGGTGATGAGCTGGGGTGCGGGCCCATTGACTGACTCGTCGGCTCTACCTGTCCATCGTCTGTTTGAGCAGCAGGCTGCTGCGTGTCCGGATGCGCCGGCCTTGATTGTTGACGATGTGGCTGTGTCGTATGAGACCTTGAATACCCAGGCGAATCGTCTGGCCCATGCCCTGCTTGCACGAGGGCTTGGCGCAGATCANCCGCGCCTGAATTCATCAGTGGGCAGGAGTATGAAGCGCCGCAGGGTGAGCGGGAGGTGGCGCTGGCGTCGATCTGGTCACAGGTCTTGGGGGTGGAGCGGGTTGGACGTCATGACAATTTCTTTGAGTTAG
- a CDS encoding thioesterase II family protein, which produces MYLRWRRHLSPKVQLLPLELPGRGMRMNEPCEEHFRTLVERICHDYAEHMQGDYVLFGHSMGALLAYGVTVYRQQHDLALPKALIASASPAPSVRDPDRFANKDNDQALIADLREQGGTPEAVFANAELLRMTLDTLRADYRLCASYQHIYLSEPLPVPLHVFAGRVDDIAPDRLQAWKQEGAGCFTVDWFDGNHFFIWQQQTQVLDRLNALMRVVQPFPAVLNR; this is translated from the coding sequence ATGTATTTGCGATGGCGTCGGCATTTGTCACCTAAGGTGCAGCTATTGCCTTTGGAGCTGCCCGGACGTGGCATGCGAATGAATGAGCCGTGCGAAGAGCATTTCCGCACCCTGGTGGAGCGCATTTGTCATGACTATGCCGAGCATATGCAAGGGGATTATGTTCTGTTTGGCCATAGCATGGGAGCCCTGCTGGCCTACGGGGTGACTGTGTATCGGCAGCAGCACGATTTGGCTTTGCCTAAGGCCCTGATTGCGTCGGCCAGCCCGGCGCCGTCTGTGCGCGATCCCGATCGCTTTGCCAATAAAGATAATGATCAGGCCTTGATTGCCGATTTGCGTGAGCAGGGGGGGACGCCAGAGGCCGTCTTTGCCAATGCGGAGCTGTTGCGCATGACACTGGATACGTTGAGGGCGGATTATCGGCTGTGCGCTAGTTATCAGCATATCTATCTATCTGAACCTTTGCCGGTACCTTTGCACGTCTTTGCCGGACGGGTGGATGATATCGCGCCTGATCGTCTGCAAGCCTGGAAACAGGAAGGAGCCGGCTGTTTTACCGTGGACTGGTTTGATGGCAATCACTTTTTCATCTGGCAGCAACAGACTCAGGTGTTGGATCGCCTCAATGCCTTGATGCGGGTGGTTCAGCCCTTTCCCGCGGTCCTGAATCGTTGA
- a CDS encoding MbtH family NRPS accessory protein: MTVSCFDREDEMFIVLVNHEEQYSIWPEWKSVPGGWSAVEGVKGDKQHVLDYVKTHWTDMRPLSLRQWMQEQATNKTVQS, encoded by the coding sequence ATGACAGTCAGTTGTTTCGATCGTGAGGACGAGATGTTTATCGTTCTGGTCAATCATGAAGAGCAATACTCGATCTGGCCAGAATGGAAATCGGTGCCTGGAGGGTGGAGTGCTGTAGAAGGGGTCAAAGGGGACAAGCAACACGTTCTTGATTACGTCAAAACCCATTGGACCGACATGCGCCCCTTGTCCCTGCGCCAGTGGATGCAGGAGCAGGCTACCAACAAAACTGTTCAATCATGA
- a CDS encoding sigma-70 family RNA polymerase sigma factor translates to MLDVESRTGFCREHLCLVFTKDRAQLARIAFDIVKNAAVAEEIIQDAYVRVCHGNIPEEIRNSKAYCCQVVRNIALDIYRRSVRQGVHISDDYSEHALGAVESACKTPEQTIYFKQVWAAVLAKLSAQPECQRQAFLLHYAHNMTQREIAIELSCSAASVNTYLKNVREALMRCEICRAFVQYSMS, encoded by the coding sequence ATGTTGGACGTTGAAAGCCGTACAGGTTTCTGCAGAGAGCATTTATGTCTCGTTTTTACAAAGGACAGGGCACAACTCGCCCGTATAGCCTTTGATATTGTCAAAAACGCAGCGGTTGCTGAAGAGATTATTCAGGATGCCTATGTCCGTGTATGTCATGGCAATATCCCTGAAGAGATACGCAATAGCAAAGCATATTGCTGCCAGGTAGTGCGAAATATCGCTTTGGATATTTATCGCCGTTCCGTCCGGCAAGGCGTGCATATCAGTGATGACTATAGTGAACACGCTCTGGGAGCCGTAGAGTCCGCTTGCAAAACGCCAGAGCAAACCATCTATTTCAAGCAGGTGTGGGCTGCGGTGCTAGCCAAGCTGAGCGCACAGCCAGAATGTCAGCGTCAGGCTTTTTTACTGCATTACGCTCACAATATGACTCAAAGAGAGATAGCAATAGAACTGAGTTGTTCAGCGGCTTCCGTGAATACCTACTTGAAAAATGTACGTGAAGCCTTGATGCGGTGTGAGATTTGCCGTGCATTTGTACAGTACTCCATGTCATGA